One Spinacia oleracea cultivar Varoflay chromosome 4, BTI_SOV_V1, whole genome shotgun sequence DNA segment encodes these proteins:
- the LOC110802256 gene encoding probable sesquiterpene synthase, with amino-acid sequence MTTMQCQNQTPTEVVRPLGNYHPDLWGDRFLNYSPPDKVTQTKMENDAAELKELVRKELLVDDKDPKERLIFLDVIHRLGIAYHFETEIDDTFHNFHNKIYDDSSYEDDLYYVSLRFRLLRQHGLFVSTDVFEKFKSEDGSFNKCLDVSDVHGILSLYEASYLKVHGENALDETLAFAKAYLTSVDTTQLSSPIAKHIARSLKLPLHRRSLRLESRHQISFYEAKSSHNENLLKFAKLDFNLLQILHNTELNEITRWWRNSEIVKNLPFVRDRIVEAYFWILGVYHEPKYSYARMILNKFFKIISILDDIYDSYGTIDELQPFTDAILRNEKSCIDQLPYYLKVTYQVIQDTFEEVEKDLDLEHKSYAVNYVYELMKVGCDSYLEEAKWRHEEFVPSFDEYMRNGVFSSGYLYIAAAAYLGMGEDATKAAFDWVNENTKVLKASCIVGRLINDISSHKIEINRGHVSTALNSHMGQFGTSMEEAIEVLRSKIEEAWMDINESILGPKPVAVTLLTRAVNLTRVLYDVYHDDEDGYTMSQFIKEEVTTILIQPIVID; translated from the exons ATGACGACTATGCAGTGCCAGAATCAGACACCAACTGAAGTCGTTCGTCCTCTTGGCAATTATCACCCTGACCTCTGGGGCGATCGCTTCCTCAACTATTCTCCTCCTGATAAG GTTACCCAAACCAAAATGGAGAACGATGCTGCTGAACTGAAAGAGCTAGTGCGAAAAGAACTGTTGGTTGATGATAAGGACCCAAAAGAAAGGCTTATCTTCTTAGATGTTATTCATCGACTTGGAATAGCTTACCATTTTGAAACTGAAATTGACGATActttccacaactttcacaacaAAATCTACGATGATAGTAGCTATGAAGACGATCTTTACTATGTTTCTCTACGCTTTCGTCTCTTACGACAACATGGCCTGTTTGTCTCAACTG ATGTGTTTGAGAAATTCAAAAGTGAAGATGGGAGCTTTAACAAGTGTTTAGACGTAAGTGATGTGCATGGAATATTGAGTTTGTATGAAGCATCATATCTCAAAGTGCATGGAGAAAACGCACTCGATGAAACGCTTGCTTTTGCAAAAGCTTATCTAACCTCTGTTGATACAACACAATTAAGTTCACCCATTGCCAAACACATTGCCCGTTCATTGAAACTACCACTTCATAGACGCAGCTTAAGGCTTGAATCTAGGCATCAAATCTCTTTTTATGAAGCTAAGTCTTCCCACAATGAAAACTTACTCAAATTTGCCAAGTTGGATTTTAACTTGCTCCAAATATTACACAACACTGAGCTCAATGAGATTACCAG GTGGTGGAGGAATTCAGAAATTGTCAAGAATTTACCGTTCGTGCGTGACAGAATTGTTGAGGCTTACTTCTGGATTTTGGGCGTGTACCACGAGCCTAAATACTCGTACGCTAGAATGATACTGAACAAGTTTTTCAAGATCATTTCTATCTTAGATGACATCTATGATTCTTATGGAACCATTGACGAGTTACAACCCTTCACCGatgccattctaag GAATGAGAAAAGCTGCATTGATCAACTTCcttattacttgaaagtgactTATCAAGTTATCCAAGACACATTTGAAGAAGTTGAGAAGGATTTGGACTTGGAGCACAAATCATATGCTGTTAATTATGTCTATGAACTC ATGAAAGTTGGGTGCGATTCCTACCTAGAAGAAGCGAAATGGCGTCATGAAGAATTTGTTCCGAGCTTTGATGAGTACATGAGAAATGGCGTTTTCAGCTCAGGTTATTTGTACATCGCAGCTGCAGCCTATCTAGGCATGGGTGAGGATGCAACTAAAGCTGCATTTGATTGGGTCAATGAAAACACCAAAGTTCTTAAAGCTTCTTGCATAGTTGGGCGTCTCATAAATGACATTAGCAGCCATAAG ATTGAGATCAATAGAGGACATGTATCGACAGCATTAAACAGCCACATGGGTCAGTTTGGTACGTCGATGGAAGAAGCTATAGAGGTGCTTCGTTCAAAGATAGAGGAAGCATGGATGGACATTAACGAATCAATTCTTGGGCCTAAACCAGTTGCAGTCACTTTACTGACTCGGGCTGTGAACCTAACAAGGGTTTTGTATGATGTTTATCATGATGATGAAGATGGTTATACCATGAGCCAGTTTATCAAAGAAGAAGTTACAACTattctcattcaacccatcgtcatcgattaa